In Gossypium arboreum isolate Shixiya-1 chromosome 5, ASM2569848v2, whole genome shotgun sequence, a single genomic region encodes these proteins:
- the LOC108472498 gene encoding replication protein A 32 kDa subunit A-like isoform X1 — translation MFSSSQFDAATAFSGGGFMPSQSQSSQFVNSTPSQDKQSRDTQGLLSATVKQISEASQSGDEKPNFTIDGVHVNNVKVVGMLFNKNVRSSDVRFELDDGTGRIECIRWVTESADAREMDAIDGDGTYVRVIGHLQSFQGKKQLNAFSVRPVTNFDEITCHFIECIHYHLQNSKVQLEGGAPAQPQMTNSSFSTPVRGASNGYQPASVNDVSVQYSTDGFKGFDKLVLNYLQQPSNIDREIGVHVNELSQHLKAPVEKIKDAIEFLEREGLVYSSIDDYHYKAVEGC, via the exons ATGTTCTCGAGCAGCCAGTTCGACGCAGCCACCGCCTTCTCCGGCGGCGGATTTATGCCTTCTCAGTCTCAGTCTTCTCAGTTCGTTAATTCAACTCCATCTCAG GATAAGCAGAGCCGGGACACACAGGGATTGTTATCAGCTACGGTGAAGCAGATAAGTGAAGCTTCTCAATCTGGCGATGAGAAGCCCAATTTCACAATTGACGGTGTTCATGTGAACAAT GTTAAGGTGGTCGGGATGCTGTTTAACAAAAACGTAAGGTCCTCAGATGTTCGTTTCGAGCTTGATGATGGAACTGGCCGAATTGAATGTATAAGATG GGTAACTGAAAGTGCTGACGCAAGGGAAATGGATGCAATAGA TGGGGATGGAACATATGTTCGTGTCATTGGACACTTGCAAAGCTTTCAAGGCAAAAAGCAACTAAATGCCTTTTCTGTGAG GCCTGTcacaaattttgatgaaattacttGCCACTTTATTGAGTGCATACATTACCATCTGCAGAACTCCAAGGTACAG TTGGAGGGTGGTGCCCCAGCCCAGCCACAGATGACAAATTCATCATTCAGCACCCCTGTTCGAGGTGCATCAAATGGATACCAGCCAGCTTCGGTGAATGAT GTTTCCGTCCAATATAGTACTGATGGATTCAAGGGTTTTGATAAATTGGTCCTGAACTATCTGCAGCAACCTTCAAACAT TGATCGAGAAATTGGGGTGCATGTAAATGAACTTTCACAACACTTGAAAGCTCCTGTAGAGAAGATCAA GGATGCTATTGAGTTTCTTGAAAGAGAAGGTTTGGTGTACTCCTCCATTGACGATTACCACTACAAGGCAGTGGAAGGTTGCTAA
- the LOC108473360 gene encoding uncharacterized protein LOC108473360, with amino-acid sequence MAAYRLLIFSLFLALVFTKIGADASTEPLLESDAADSSALKMELDQLKSKIRLLESNVEEKIRELKTKDEMIKQKDKIIEEKSDTMASLHSELSSLQKKGTSDAEERVGKAHAKALELQKQVDRLKTELEAKLKEKDYLESRATKAENKLNELNLQLENLQKINKEQENKLAKTERALNIAEEELIKAKFDATSKANELMEVHSAWLPPWLATQLIRGQAFIQTHWNQHGKPNMDMVIQKALEKKALAKKWAEPHMEAIKTKWVPAAKDQWVAVTTYAEPHVQSLTAKTVEIYEVSKATITPHIIKVQETVDPYFQEAKKFSKPYIDQVATLAKPHVDKISVVVKPYTKEVVKAYGRFLELATTYHQQVQASVQENLKKHELTRPLATKELEWFAASALLALPIFILFRIFSAIFCKKTKKRVRHTNATHHGRRKGKRGHTDK; translated from the exons ATGGCAGCGTATAGGCTCCTGATTTTCTCCCTCTTTTTGGCCCTAGTTTTCACCAAGATTGGAGCCGATGCCTCAACTGAACCGCTGCTTGAATCGGACGCCGCCGATTCTTCTGCTCTTAAGATGGAGTTGGATCAACTGAAGTCTAAGATCCGTCTTCTTG AATCAAATGTTGAGGAGAAAATTCGAGAACTGAAAACCAAGGATGAGATGATAAAGCAGAAAGATAAAATTATAGAAGAAAAATCTGACACCATGGCATCGTTGCACTCTGAATTATCATCTCTTCAG AAAAAAGGAACCTCAGATGCTGAGGAACGGGTGGGAAAAGCTCATGCGAAAGCTCTTGAATTGCAGAAACAG GTTGATAGACTTAAAACTGAACTAGAagcaaaattgaaggaaaaagattATTTGGAATCCCGTGCAACTAAAGCtgagaacaagttgaatgaattgAATTTGCAGCTAGAGAAT cttcaaaagatcaataaggAACAGGAGAACAAACTAGCAAAAACTGAGCGAGCTCTAAATATTGCAGAG GAAGAACTGATAAAGGCAAAGTTTGATGCCACTTCAAAGGCAAATGAGTTGATGGAG GTTCACAGCGCATGGCTTCCACCTTGGCTTGCTACACAGTTAATTCGTGGTCAG GCCTTCATTCAGACACATTGGAATCAGCATGGAAAACCAAACATGGATATGGTGATCCAGAAG GCTCTAGAGAAAAAGGCCTTAGCTAAAAAGTGGGCTGAACCCCACATGGAAGCAATTAAAACC AAATGGGTTCCAGCTGCTAAGGATCAGTGGGTGGCGGTAACTACATATGCTGAACCACATGTGCAATCGCTCACTGCAAAAACTGTTGAAATTTATGAGGTATCGAAGGCTACAATAACTCCTCATATTATCAAAGTTCAAGAAACAGTTGATCCTTACTTCCAG GAAGCCAAGAAGTTCAGTAAGCCATATATTGATCAGGTTGCTACTTTAGCAAAGCCTCATGTTGATAAAATTTCTGTGGTGGTGAAGCCCTATACAAAGGAGGTAGTTAAAGCTTATGGGAGGTTTTTGGAATTGGCAACAACATACCATCAACAG GTTCAAGCCTCTGTGCAAGAAAATTTGAAGAAGCATGAGCTGACAAGACCTCTTGCAACCAAAGAGCTTGAGTGGTTTGCG GCATCTGCTCTATTGGCTCtacctatttttattttgttcagaATATTTTCAGCAATTTTCTG CAAAAAGACAAAGAAGCGTGTTCGACATACTAACGCAACCCACCATGGTCGTCGTAAGGGCAAAAGGGGGCACACAGACAAGTAG
- the LOC108473216 gene encoding flowering-promoting factor 1-like produces the protein MAGVWVFNNGVYRLENSLRRRVLVHLPSGEVVSSYSSLERILRGLGWERYYGGDPDLYQFHKHSSIDLISLPKDFSKFCSVHMYDIVVKNPNVFHVRDM, from the coding sequence ATGGCTGGAGTTTGGGTGTTTAACAATGGTGTATATCGGCTGGAAAATAGTCTCCGGAGACGGGTTTTGGTGCACTTACCATCGGGTGAAGTTGTATCGTCCTACTCATCCTTGGAGCGCATTTTGAGAGGTTTAGGGTGGGAAAGGTACTACGGGGGTGACCCTGATCTCTATCAATTCCACAAGCACTCTTCCATTGATCTCATTTCACTCCCTAAGGATTTCTCCAAGTTCTGCTCCGTTCACATGTATGATATTGTCGTTAAGAACCCCAACGTCTTCCACGTAAGAGATATGTGA
- the LOC108470965 gene encoding uncharacterized protein LOC108470965 yields MAPRATKRKAMEGDGDGDQPKPQVKETLKRVTRSMAKQPHPESLPTKEKPKAKAKKQKKSADEDGAKAEAEAAPEELAVADGGSHNKTVVVEHCKQCNSFKTRAFQVRDGLEKGVPWVKVLLNPEKPRRGCFEIREEGGETFISLLDMKRPFKPMKELDMEKVISDIIEKIK; encoded by the exons ATGGCGCCCAGGGCCACCAAGCGAAAGGCGATGGAGGGGGACGGCGACGGCGACCAACCCAAGCCTCAAGTTAAGGAAACGTTGAAAAGAGTGACTAGGAGCATGGCAAAGCAGCCGCACCCCGAGTCTCTGCCCACCAAGGAGAAGCCAAAAGCGAAGGCCAAGAAGCAGAAAAAATCTGCAGATGAGGATGGAGCCAAAGCCGAAGCCGAAGCCGCGCCTGAGGAGTTGGCCGTCGCTGACGGTGGGTCTCACAACAAGACTGTAGTGGTTGAACACTG CAAGCAATGCAATTCATTCAAGACAAGGGCCTTTCAAGTCAGAGatggtttggagaaaggtgtcccATGGGTCAAAGTGTTGCTCAACCCTGAAAAG CCAAGAAGAGGTTGCTTTGAAATCCGAGAGGAAGGTGGCGAAACATTCATAAGTCTGCTG GACATGAAGAGACCATTTAAACCGATGAAGGAGCTTGACATGGAGAAGGTAATCTCGGATATCATTGAGAAGATTAAATGA
- the LOC108472515 gene encoding glycosyltransferase BC10 — protein sequence MKTTCPWQLNVKDFRIMSGLRKRPHLKRPLWIIILVTFVIIFLITAYVSPLSSSTACYFFSSGDCTLYQSPSFPARELSDEETISQVVIKEILNTPPIQSADSKIAFLFLTPGTLPFELLWDKFLRGHEGRFSVYVHASREKPGHTSQYFIGRDIHSENVDWGKISMVDAERRLLAHALLDPDNLQFVLLSDSCVPLHNFDYVYNYLMHTNVSFIDCFVDLGPHGTGRYSEHMMPEVEKAAFRKGSQWFSMKRQHAIIVMADSLYYSKFRLYCKPNFEGRNCYADEHYLPTFFNMIDPGGIANRSVTYVDWSEGKWHPRSFRAEDISFEFLKNLSSIDDGIHITSDPKRRVFYGPCLWNNVKRPCYLFARKFYPDTLNRLLINFSNYTAL from the exons ATGAAGACAACTTGTCCATGGCAGCTAAATGTAAAAGATTTTCGTATCATGTCTGGTTTAAGAAAGCGCCCGCATCTGAAGAGGCCGTTGTGGATTATTATATTGGTAACTTTTGTGATCATATTCTTGATTACTGCCTATGTTTCTCCTCTATCAAGTTCGACAGCCTGCTATTTCTTTTCATCTGGAGATTGTACTTTGTACCAGTCACCATCATTTCCAGCTAGGGAATTGAGTGATGAAGAGACAATATCTCAGGTTGTAATTAAGGAAATCCTCAACACACCTCCTATCCAATCAGCGGATTCAAAAATTGCTTTCCTGTTTTTGACTCCAGGAACACTACCTTTTGAGCTACTGTGGGATAAGTTCCTTCGC GGCCATGAGGGCAGATTCTCTGTATATGTACATGCTTCCAGAGAAAAACCAGGACACACAAGTCAATATTTTATTGGTCGGGACATTCACAGTGAAAAC GTGGATTGGGGGAAAATTTCCATGGTTGATGCTGAGAGGAGACTGTTGGCACATGCACTTTTAGACCCTGATAACCTGCAGTTTGTGTTGCTGTCAGATAG CTGCGTACCACTACACAATTTCGACTACGTCTATAACTATCTGATGCACACTAATGTCAGCTTTATTGACTG TTTTGTGGATCTGGGTCCACATGGAACTGGGAGGTATTCAGAGCATATGATGCCCGAAGTTGAAAAGGCTGCTTTCAGGAAAGGTTCACAG TGGTTCTCCATGAAGCGGCAGCATGCTATAATAGTTATGGCTGACAGCCTTTATTATTCAAAATTTCGGCTTTATTGCAAG CCAAATTTTGAAGGGCGCAATTGCTATGCAGACGAGCATTACTTGCCAACCTTTTTTAAT ATGATTGATCCTGGTGGAATCGCAAACCGGTCAGTGACATATGTGGACTGGTCTGAAGGGAAGTGGCATCCCAGATCATTTAGGGCTGAAGATATTTCATTTGAGTTCCTCAAGAACCTTTCG TCTATTGATGACGGCATACATATCACAAGTGATCCAAag AGGAGAGTCTTTTATGGGCCATGCTTGTGGAATAATGTGAAGAGACCCTGTTATTTATTTGCAAGAAAGTTCTATCCAGACACCTTAAACAGATTGTTGATCAATTTCTCTAATTATACAGCGTTATAA
- the LOC108472498 gene encoding replication protein A 32 kDa subunit A-like isoform X2, whose amino-acid sequence MFSSSQFDAATAFSGGGFMPSQSQSSQFVNSTPSQDKQSRDTQGLLSATVKQISEASQSGDEKPNFTIDGVHVNNVKVVGMLFNKNVRSSDVRFELDDGTGRIECIRWVTESADAREMDAIDGDGTYVRVIGHLQSFQGKKQLNAFSVRPVTNFDEITCHFIECIHYHLQNSKLEGGAPAQPQMTNSSFSTPVRGASNGYQPASVNDVSVQYSTDGFKGFDKLVLNYLQQPSNIDREIGVHVNELSQHLKAPVEKIKDAIEFLEREGLVYSSIDDYHYKAVEGC is encoded by the exons ATGTTCTCGAGCAGCCAGTTCGACGCAGCCACCGCCTTCTCCGGCGGCGGATTTATGCCTTCTCAGTCTCAGTCTTCTCAGTTCGTTAATTCAACTCCATCTCAG GATAAGCAGAGCCGGGACACACAGGGATTGTTATCAGCTACGGTGAAGCAGATAAGTGAAGCTTCTCAATCTGGCGATGAGAAGCCCAATTTCACAATTGACGGTGTTCATGTGAACAAT GTTAAGGTGGTCGGGATGCTGTTTAACAAAAACGTAAGGTCCTCAGATGTTCGTTTCGAGCTTGATGATGGAACTGGCCGAATTGAATGTATAAGATG GGTAACTGAAAGTGCTGACGCAAGGGAAATGGATGCAATAGA TGGGGATGGAACATATGTTCGTGTCATTGGACACTTGCAAAGCTTTCAAGGCAAAAAGCAACTAAATGCCTTTTCTGTGAG GCCTGTcacaaattttgatgaaattacttGCCACTTTATTGAGTGCATACATTACCATCTGCAGAACTCCAAG TTGGAGGGTGGTGCCCCAGCCCAGCCACAGATGACAAATTCATCATTCAGCACCCCTGTTCGAGGTGCATCAAATGGATACCAGCCAGCTTCGGTGAATGAT GTTTCCGTCCAATATAGTACTGATGGATTCAAGGGTTTTGATAAATTGGTCCTGAACTATCTGCAGCAACCTTCAAACAT TGATCGAGAAATTGGGGTGCATGTAAATGAACTTTCACAACACTTGAAAGCTCCTGTAGAGAAGATCAA GGATGCTATTGAGTTTCTTGAAAGAGAAGGTTTGGTGTACTCCTCCATTGACGATTACCACTACAAGGCAGTGGAAGGTTGCTAA